A window of Acipenser ruthenus chromosome 32, fAciRut3.2 maternal haplotype, whole genome shotgun sequence genomic DNA:
TCACTTAAACAGACGGCTGCGTTTCTCAAGATGCTCCAGCAAGCGCTGCTGCTTGCAAATGGagagcatgtaaacaaactggacaactaAACTTaaaagtaacaattgtaagtcgccctggataagggcgtctgctaagaaataaataataataataataataataataataataacaacaactaaCATTAtcaatcagttattttttttaaatcaaggtttATAAATACAGATAGTTGGGCGGTGTATTTCACTgggttaataaaaaacaaacataatatatGAATGTAAACAATGAAATTTAAACCTGCCTCGGTTCTACTCTCAATTTAGAACAATGCACAACCAAACCTTTGAATTGCAAAGTACAAcagaatgcatgccagtggaggcagcgatatacatgaaataaatgagATACCAACAAAAACATATTGTTCAATAATTAAGAACGCTTATTAtaactcaaatgtaatgtttcttgtaataTTCGCAGTTTTGTCGCCATATTCAATTTTTCCCGCCGAAATTAAACAGATTCGAATCgatttttacaagaaaaataaaattcataaaacccgaaaaacatttaaatttatGAAACTAAAACTACATGTATTCCCAATTAAATACGTAAGTCTCCTTAccttaaacatttccattttaaaatgtgcagagaacTGAAATGAGAATTGTACTCTTTTTGCGGTACTTGGGTGGCTCtcagaagagcctttgtgttgtaaAGACGGAGCGGGGGCGgtctcggtttacttggagctggtgtacttggtgacggccttggtgccctcagacacggcgtgcttggccagctctccgggcagcaggaggcgcacggctgtctggatctcccgggaagtgatggtggagcgcttgttgtagtgagccaggcggCACGATTCGCCGGCGAtgcgctcgaaaatgtcgttgacgaacgagttcatgatgcccatcgccttggaagagatgccggtgtcggggtggacctgcttcagcactttgtacacgtagatcgcgtagctctccttcctggtctttctgcgcttcttccctcccttaggctgggtcttggcaacagccttcttggagcCTTTCTTCGGCGCGGGTGCAGCTTTCGGTTCTGGCATTTTCCTTCTCTGATGCTTTTTGAAAGATGAATGAGTAACCAGCCCCCAGAGCCCCagtatttatacagtatgtatgcaaATTATTACCAAACAACCCTTTAGAGTGAGAATATTGACCTGGTAACCTAGCAACGCCCCCGGGCGACGGAGTACTTCGATGTGATTGGTTGTTCACTGGAAACGCAACAGAGGGGGTGGTGACTTTGCCGCGagctgagatcttttttttttctctctctcgagTTCAGGTTTGAATTCGGCGCCTTTTTTTCTTGAGCGGTTAGTTTaggtcttttgtttttcatttattaaatacatgaagaaCTCAGTATACAGCAATACTGAAATCAACACCCGATGCGTCTtgaatatagaaatataaatGATCAAACCCACGCCACTTTGTGTGCTCATTAAACACGTTAAATGTAGAAACACACGATCAATGCTGATGCTTTTCGATTTCTTCCTCATCCCAGAGTCCCGATTGTTTCACAGCAGCTTGAATGGCGAAACTTCAACTCAAATTCAGAAAAGACGACATCGTGGAGCTCAAAGCTGAATCAGGATCTactgcttttaatttattatactgattacaaaatgtagtgaaaataaaattagataagactttttttttttttttttttaagtgttttatttcttatctgaCTTTAATTCTGTACGGAATCGGATAAAACCGAGCTCGTATTTTCTCATTATTACTGaaaatgttcactttttaaaatacaattccattcaattaattgatttattaactgaaatgcttattttaattttatttttttctggatttgTGTCAAGAGTTAAAAATCCAACACTTAAGTTTAAGCCTAAAATACTCTCGTTACACAGCGTGAAATAGGTCTAAATAGCCATTTTagaacaacaaagaaaacactggggagataacagtataaaacattttgaaaaatgtgattttattcttTTGAAGATTTAGTGGTGTACTAAAATTTAGCTTGTTTCAGAATTGAAAACTCTTTAAATGAAAAGGTgggcggctcttaaaagagcctttgtgttcgtgTCCTTGTGTCCAAATCTTTAACCcccgaatccgtacagagtgcgaccctggcgcttcagagcgtacaccacatccatagcggtgacggtctttctcttggcgtgctcagtgtaggtgacggcatcccggatcacattctccaggaaaaccttcagcaccccgcgggtctcttcatagatcagcccggaaattcgcttcactcctccgcggcgagccaggcggcggatagcgggcttggtgatgccctggatgttatcacggagcactttgcgatgcCGCTTGGCGCCTCCTTTGCCGAGTCCTTTACCACCTTTGCCTCTTCCAGACATGCTGTAGATCCGtattatgaaaataatacaatacttgaAACGAGGGCTGAGGCTCTAATACATAcacgcagaccggacctgattgaaaaagaaGCCAGCAAAGAAGAGCGCGGAAACATTAGACCCGCCCACCACTGAGCCGTGTCTGTGAGCGCGTGTTAACCACCAAACTGCTGACTCGCATTCCCTGCATAGTGTTGCTGATTAACAACGCGAATGTGAATGAATTTATGGAAATGTCCTTTAACCTGATTCCAAATaagtttttacacattgttttccaACATAATGGTTATGTATTTCTGCAGGCAAATACACAGtggaaaaataatcttttttccTCACCAGGAGGCAGAGGTGGCATTGCCTATGAAATACACtactaatgaaatatttaaactacTCAGAGAATGCTGTGCTGATGCCAGGGTACTTACATTGTTGCAACAAGTGTGGGTCAGGGGTGAAGAGAAATACAATTCAACAAAGTAATTCTCCCAATCGATTACAAGGGGATGATCCAGCAGAACGTGATGCAGTGTGTTAACCGCACCGCACATAAAGGtgattaaatgtccagttttacaAACTTCACGCTTCAAACTTAAGTTGTGTTTGCCTAGCTTTCTCGTTTGTGAAACCAATCATACAGttactttaaataatacaattgtcATCTTATATTCAAAAAAATCTAGCGAAGTACAGAGCgagcagtttggtttcgctggaggatagtgcagttttggtcacctcaattaaaaatgcagtaaagGTCCTGGTTAAAGAATACGTTATATTGTAAACACAACCCTTCTGTTTTGATACCCCCGGTTGTTTGTGTACATTTGTTCCAATTTCACtgtcaaattgtatattttgtgctgcgtgaaaacacaagacaggacgTTTTCATAATGAATCTGTTGCCTGCGGGTAAGTTGAGTCTACACGGTTCTCATCGTGTGGATAAGTTCCGCTCTCCGCCTTCCTGCTCACATTCTGTGACACACAGAACAGTTTAGTATTAAGTTTGAGTTTTCTCCGTGTTGAAATATTAGAAATGGCAGAAATTGCTCCAGCACCAGCCGCTCCTGTTCCGGCTAAAGCTCTCAAGAAAAAGACCGCGGCAAAGCCCAAGAAATCGGGTCCCAGCGTGTCGGAGCTCATCGTCAAGGCTGTGTCTGCCTCCAAGGAGCGCAGCGGGCTGTCTGTGGCGGCGCTCAAGAAGATCCTGCAGGCCGGCGGCTATGATGTGGAGAAGAACAACTCCCACGTCAATAGAGCCCTCAAGAGCCTGGTGACCAAGGAGACCCTGCTACAGACCAAGGGCACCGGCGCCTCGGGCTCCTTCAAGCTCAACAAAAAAGCAGCTGAAGCCAAGGAGAAGGCGGCCAAGAAGAAGGCAGCTCCAAAGAAACCAGCGGCAAAGAAAGCGGTTGTCAAGAAAACAACGAAAAAGGTTTCGGCAAAGAAAGCAGCGACACCCAAGAAGACGCCTACGAAAGCGAAGAAACCGAAAGCTGTAAAGAAGGCGCccaagagcccgaagaaagcggctgccaagcctaaaaaggtcgtgaagaagagcccgaagaaagcgaaGGCAGCGCCTAAACCTAAAAAGGTGACCAAGGCTGCCAAACCCGCAGCGAAGAAGGCGGCTCCTAAAAAGAAGTGATCAGTTAAAGCGACGATGCGACAGtgaacccaaaggctcttttcagagccaaaaCATCTTTCTAAAAGAGCAGATTGTCCTTGTAAACACAAGGCGATGTGTGGAATGTGCTGCCGTGGAACGTGTTCCTCTTTCTCGGTGGAACAGCCCGGTCTCCTCGGCGAGCAGTCCAAGAcggtacagctgtggacaaaggtGTTGCATTATCTCGAATTCTATGATTGAAacacctttaaaataattaataacctcatttagatcttttatttgacatgtaatcaaataaactacgaaATGATGTCGTAAAAGTATCAAAAGCCATAatgcagttgtacagtatttcgtgttagatttggaaacgtcacattgttcaatacttttatttttattattatttcttagcagacgcccttaaccagggcgacttacaattaaaaTCTATCACAttgtacacattatacattagatCAATGACAGCTGTATCTGCAATACTGGGAAACTGCAATAAACAGactcgatttacgatggtctgtactgtacagcgagattgtttttatgtatttgactCAATTTTATTAATGTTGCTATTTTACATATGATATAAATACTGGTTTGAACTTGTCGACTGAAAAAACATCACCAAGCACAAACCCCATCATCCCCACATCGCTGTCAGCCAAGATGCTagaacagaaacagaacaaaCTGATTCTGAGAAAAGACTCGAAGCTGTTCCTGATACACACCGAACAAGCTGAGCGAGTCCGAGCCGGTTCACCTCCCGGAATTCCGCCGATAATAAACGAGGCATTTTTTTATATCTgatatcagatttttattttggcctaaaatGTAGCCTCTCTTTCCATCTAGATAGATTTGatggtttaaaagaaacacaacgtTGGGAAGGAAAAGCGCTCTTAATATAATGTGAACATGTTCCAATTGCGAAACTTACACATATAACACTTACCGTGTAAACtacagctgtttatttaaaattggaatataacactttcagagaagtgggtggctcttagaagagcctttgaGTTTCGCTGTATTTTAAGGGTTTTGCAGTTTAAGCGCGTTCTCCTCGGATtcggcgggccagctggatgtctttgggcatgatggtgactctcttggcgtgaatggcacacaggttggtgtcctcaaagagcccgaccaggtaagcctcgctagcctcctgcagcgccatcacagcggagctctggaagcgcaggtcggtcttgaaatcctgagcgatttctcGGACGAGCCGCTGGAAGGGCAGTTTGCGGATCAACAActcggtggatttctgatagcggcggatTTCCCTCAGAGCCACAGTGCCAGGTCTGTAACGGTGAGGTTTCTTCACGCCGCCGGTAGCGGGGGCGCTCTTTCGAGCAGCCTTGGTAGCAAGCTGTTTCCTGGGcgcctttccaccggtggacttacGCGCAGTCTGCTTAGTTCTTGCCATTTTCAAACTCTActacacagtattaaaaaaaaaaaactgtaaatggcaCAAGCAGCCGATACCAGAGACTATATAGGAACTGAGCTACTCTGATAGGCTATGAGATCTGAAGGGCGGGTCTCTGTTCCTCATTGGCTATATTCCAGACTCTCAATGATTGATTGGAACATTTGAATTCTGCGCGCGCGCATTCTGTTAAGCAGTTATTGTTTCGGAGCTGTTGgcgccttttttaaataaatacagtatagtcagTCATTCAGGACAACATTGCTTATCCCCAGTATAAGAAATGCATTCCATTCAGATTAAGCAGTCTGGGTTCAAAATTGTAACGGAGAAACGCTCAACAATAGGCAAGCAATACTTATTTATGGCGAGAGAAAATACATAAACCAAGCATGTACCCTTAACACTAAAGAAAATAGACCAATTCAAAAACTATAATcagactgaaaacaaacaaacaaaaaacaaaacacggaaAATACATATCCCCGCAATAAAACACAAACGCGGGAGGGGGTGGATTTCCAACTGGAAGCATGTTTCAAGGTAGCTCGATCGAAAACAAAGTAAAGCAGTCAATTGATATTGTATCAGATTGTCTCTTTGTAAAGAACGTGGCATTAATGTGGGAACGTGAGCTACACGCGCTGAGGCGAGGCGTGGGTTTGATATCGCTCCAAACAGACATGGCAGCGCTGCACtgccacacacaaatacaaactaactATTTATTGCTTCAATTCTCACCAGTCGGTATTTttcagacaataaaaataaaccgaTTCGATGCGCTTTTATAGAaaagtgggtggctcttaaaagagcctttgggggTTTATAAGATGTAAAAGCGGCGTCCGAGTGATTTATTTCTTGGctggcttctcggttttcttgggcagcagcacggcctggatgttgggcagcactccgccctgagcgatggtgacgcctcccatcagcttgttgagctcctcgtcgttgcggacagcgagctgcaggtgacgcgggatgattctggttttcttgttgtcccgggcggcgttcccggccagctccaggatttcagcagtcaggtactcgagcacagcggccagatagaccggggctccagcgcccacacgctgggcatagtttcccttccgcagTAGCCTGTGAACACGAccgactgggaactgcagtcctgccctggaggaGCGAGTCTTTGCTTTAGCACGGGCTTTACCGCCAGTCTTTCCTCTTCCAGACATCTTCACTGTAGTTCAGAATATCACAACAATAAATGCGCGACCGCTCTCCTGCTATTATACACACCGGCTCATTCGTGATTGGACAGAACGGTGCAATACTAGTTAGAATGTTAAAAGACGTCATAGTGGATGAGGGCGTGCAGAATCTTATTGCATGCCTCTGATTGGTTGTATCATTCCCTGCCCGCTGTTTCTGGTTTGGCGCTGTTCTGCTGCGGTTTGTCTTGTTTCCTCTTGgcgcacatttttaaattggaagaCAGCTGTAACAAAATGTAACCGTTTAGAAGTGTTTAAAACCACACTGCCCTACAGTCGTGTTTGAGTTGTTATAATTCCTaggttttagtttacagtttagagTTCTGGGCACTTCAGTTAACTAGAAAGTCGATattgttgactgtccagtttgtttacattgtgtaaagGCAGTTATATCTGCAATGATACCAATTTAAATTATATGttccaataatttatttacattataaaacagtttgattaaaacatcccccccccccaaagtacaAATAACCGAAATATCGCTGTAGATTTTTAGATCTCCGTGCCTGTTTTAACCCGAGTATCCTCGGGATGAGGTTCAGTAACACAGGCTCAGATTTTTGCCCACATGAAAACATTCATAGACATCCTATCTATGGTTTCATTGAGAATATACAATGGCAcggaataatacaaaatgaatatttaCACGTTGTCTGCAGGATTGGAACCTGCGCGGTGAGACCCCAATGGATTCCCAGTCCATCGTGTTACCAACTCGGCCTCGACACCCGCTGTATAATCCCGCGCATCTGAGCAACGCATTCCCCCGGTCCGGACCTGATTGAAAAATAAGCCAGCAAAGAAGAGCGCGCACACATTAGACCCGCCCACAATTGAGTCGTGTCTGTGAGCGCGTGTTAACCACCAAACTGCTGAGTCGCATTCCCTGCATAGTGTTGCTGATTAAAGAACAGTTCAATACGTGCATCTGCATTCGCGTTGTTAACCTGATTCCAAATAAGTTGTTTCACATTGTTTTCTTAGATAATGGTTATGCATTTCCCTGCGTATTGCAGTTGTATTTCTGCAGAGGCAAACAAAtgtttacacacgcacacacacatgttttttttttttttttacacccgtgttgttggagtcgatgcgctgtaagtattattattattattattattattattattattataatattattattattattatgtaacccccccccccccctctaccaGGGTCCTCGTGTTTTGTTCTCTTTCTTTGAACACACTCACACGGGGTCTGGGGTTCTTTTCAGGGTCTCGGTTTATTCACCAAAATTAGTAAGAAAGAAGAATTGGAGAGAGAGGTAACACAAGGGAAGGGTACAAATGAATAGAGCATGTAAAGATAGAAATAGGGTTTTGTTTTAAGGATAGGTGAACAATCTTATACAGAGCAAGAGGGTGgtggttaaatattggatagagtagctacaggctacttcatatccccagcttaaagacacactgggcagtccagtgtcttaacagatatcaacgttaacactttaatacatgtatatatgtgttaatcaaggccgacaagcaggccaagaacacgtcacctaaagtacccaatggtctatttcagcacattcaacaaaactctctcttatttctaaaacttAGCGTGAGTTTCTTATGGCAATACATGCAAtgcatgtgagataaaataataataataattgcttaatgcttaccctttaatataaatcgtaaaaggatatggctgtctttACCAATCTAGTACTTTATTAATTTCTAGactacctatttaaatatataaaataatacaatgtcttgattagactccttataaccaatattaggacagaactgtgttattaacaacgcttataataatcaaacactttaaaacgtgtcCGAAGAGAAATTCTAACCAAGATCTTTCCAACAGAAGGTAGTTTAAGGTGCTGgattgaccaagcaataccacacaataaaatcaatcttaccttgaaatattaaaggctgtttaatgtctgcatctgcagcgtttatacacgctcgcacagctttcagctcgttctctgatatttccaatctcagcttcagactttcattctctttctcctttttgttccatttccactctgaattcagtgaatttgctgccgacagctttagtaatcgcacacaagacggtgtgtagagccgctttcactgcgtgctcgatggtagaggcgagctcgtcttgaaagagcgacacggacacactgacgcgtccatcttcactggtttgagtttcacactggtctagcggaatcctcttttcaatcagaaacaccgcctgcggtttgtatttagtaatatttattttttactgtagccttcccattcaaatatattcatcacttcttctggtgtgataaagaaagaacacaaacaacatgctttgcaaggagtaactttactttggtctttcagaatcgcgcagagctctgctggagcttcaacgcgtttgtttctcagtaaatcatctcattgaaaagctcgacttgtctgtagctgcgactgacgcgctccgctctgtgtgtgaaattcaacacagaaaagggatgctttccttttcacggaactccgtgcaggtaataaacaaacacaaaaatcactaattattagaaaacatttcatcccagcctaaatactttaaacagcaggagacagcgtgttgtaaaatcatcactgactgcagccacctctccacacatgaacaaaacaaacctctctatttcctgtactgaaatgaaagcgtcactagcagaaggcgggtctggttggaaccatcgcgtattattggctgtaaaaacactctatccccagcatgtgagcctgattggctggcctccctgtcggaggcggttatgaaactggatgccagagttcgccatgttggctctttcagcgctgtgttcaatgcgatgcattcaggcgcgttaagtaagtgagccgctcagaaagcacacggagctgaatttaaatgacttaacgctctgctacaggagagcgctgagcgacttttaaaaatggagaataataatgatttgcttgtttgtgtttctaagctgatggttgatgaaatggccccgtgtgaagttactgtcccctgctggacctcgctgagttcggcgctctgtttggactgaacctcatatctgtctgtgtttaataccgacgttaataatgaacattatgaataatattaatactacaagcctaataataatacattaataaatataaaacagctctacatttaaaaagaaaaatgaaattaaatgatacaaattcgaaaacaaccatttttacattattgtctacatgcatcatctcaaataattacaatgtcattttcagacccttcggcgttgtcttttgaaaaattaaacctgccagatcgaacgcaggccaacattcaatcaatgaatcaatcaatcaattaattaattaattaattaattaattaattaatcatatatattttctatagcgccccatatgcgcttcacaaaatctacttaaaagcaacaaaatatctaattgtaagcctggaagaacaaaataagtcttcagtgtaattttaaacaaagagcgctttccacgatttaagatgctttagagagacagaatattggaattggccgccgaaactggggaataaaactgcctgtgatcaaagtgggcagaaaagttgcatactttgcataacgtatttgggagaaaagaaaacggatcatctctgatttgcaacgtttccatggttcggcccggccactgccgtgtgactggttaaaacgatgagttcagtttttttctgctgcttggtaattcagtcatgaggcagttgtagcagagtggcgcagcggaagcgtgctggacccataacccagaggtcgatggatcgaaaccatcctctgccaGCTTGTTTTCCTTCTgttcaaattgatcattgctaatgttaaaacaatttaagaacactttaaataggccttgactgatataaaaatatagtaatgtgatttgcactacgcaggactagatgatcttaaataaaaacattacatttgaaaataacttATGCTTATCCCCACTTTCAAGGAAGTTTCTTTATAATGAACCAAAGATAAAGACGTTACAAATGAGAGaagagtgccatctagtggagaaagAAAAAGCACAATGGCAATAGACACGTTCTGCAGTATAGCCTTTGGGAGTTCTGTTACAGGCGAATCTCTCCATCTCCATATTGATCCAGGTCCATTTCGTTGTTCGAGGTGATCTTGGTGCAAACAGAACGAAGATCACGTGTCGTGTCATTGAGATCTCTCTATCTCACTTAAACAGACGGCTGCG
This region includes:
- the LOC131702999 gene encoding histone H1-like, giving the protein MAEIAPAPAAPVPAKALKKKTAAKPKKSGPSVSELIVKAVSASKERSGLSVAALKKILQAGGYDVEKNNSHVNRALKSLVTKETLLQTKGTGASGSFKLNKKAAEAKEKAAKKKAAPKKPAAKKAVVKKTTKKVSAKKAATPKKTPTKAKKPKAVKKAPKSPKKAAAKPKKVVKKSPKKAKAAPKPKKVTKAAKPAAKKAAPKKK
- the LOC117970033 gene encoding uncharacterized protein LOC117970033 — protein: MSGRGKGGKGLGKGGAKRHRKVLRDNIQGITKPAIRRLARRGGVKRISGLIYEETRGVLKVFLENVIRDAVTYTEHAKRKTVTAMDVVYALKRQAQQADGRRHHRSGRSASLKMARTKQTARKSTGGKAPRKQLATKAARKSAPATGGVKKPHRYRPGTVALREIRRYQKSTELLIRKLPFQRLVREIAQDFKTDLRFQSSAVMALQEASEAYLVGLFEDTNLCAIHAKRVTIMPKDIQLARRIRGERAPPACRIFLSAATDSPLRSLEADTALTMSSDTLGPDFLGFAASLSPRFKYCIIFIIRIYSMSGRGKGGKGLGKGGAKRHRKVLRDNIQGITKPAIRRLARRGGVKRISGLIYEETRGVLKVFLENVIRDAVTYTEHAKRKTVTAMDVVYALKRQGRTLYGFGG